The proteins below are encoded in one region of Rhodopirellula halodulae:
- a CDS encoding arylsulfatase: protein MRLLPHVARCFGVVLTSLACATSADAGDANDSPPIDRRILPIAEPTYPAYTELDVRNTEPPPPFEVTAPEKAPNVLIILIDDLGFGSTSTFGGPIPTPTLDRLAKGGLRYNNFHTTSLCSPTRVALKCGRNHHTANAGSIMETSTAYPGNTGKIPNRVAPLAEMLRLNGYSTGAFGKWHETAPWETSVSGPFDRWPVHQGFDKFYGFIGGETDQWAPLIYDGVKKVNPPKKDNYHFTEDMTDQAINWVKAQQSMTPDKPFFMYFATGATHAPHHVPKEWIAKFRGQFDEGWDKVREQTFERQKREGIIPEGTKLPPMPKDLASWESLPENNKKLFRRQAEVFAGFVGHTDHHIGRLVSAIEEIDEMDNTLVLYIAGDNGTSAEGGMVGMYNEMTYFNGVEEKVEDLIPLIDEWGSPATFPHMAAAWAVCFDAPFKWTKQVASDFGGTRNGMVVHWPNGIQKGGGLRKQFSHVIDVAPTILEAAELPEPTVVNGTPQVPIEGTSFLYTFNDGDAGERHTTQYFEMFGNRAIYRDGWLARTIHRAPWQTSGMQPLTDDVWELYNVHEDFSLATNLAEQHSEKLDEMQNLFMVEAAKYNVLPLDDRTIERANPALAGRPDLLGDRTTLTLYEGMEGMLENTFMNVKNRSFTITADIEIPEGGASGAILIQGGRFGGWSLHLRDGKPGFEYNWLGLNRYVIEGSEALPPGKSTVKLDFAYDGGGLGKGGTATLSVGDKSVAKGRVDKTQPNLFSADETADVGLDNQTPVAQGIGYGPDETKFTGRIHKILLEVK, encoded by the coding sequence ATGAGACTACTTCCACATGTGGCTAGATGTTTCGGCGTTGTGCTGACGAGCCTAGCTTGTGCCACGTCGGCCGATGCTGGTGATGCCAACGACAGTCCTCCGATTGATCGACGAATTCTGCCAATCGCCGAGCCAACCTATCCGGCATACACAGAGTTGGATGTTCGCAACACAGAGCCTCCGCCACCGTTTGAGGTGACGGCACCGGAGAAAGCTCCCAACGTCTTGATCATTCTGATTGATGATCTTGGCTTTGGATCCACATCGACTTTTGGCGGTCCCATTCCAACGCCGACTTTGGATCGTCTGGCAAAAGGCGGCTTGCGATACAACAACTTTCACACCACGTCGTTGTGCTCGCCAACCCGTGTGGCACTGAAGTGTGGACGCAACCACCACACGGCCAATGCGGGCTCCATCATGGAAACCTCCACCGCGTATCCAGGCAACACGGGAAAGATTCCCAATCGCGTTGCACCGTTGGCGGAGATGCTGAGGCTGAATGGTTACAGCACCGGCGCCTTTGGAAAGTGGCACGAAACGGCACCTTGGGAGACCAGCGTGTCAGGACCTTTTGATCGGTGGCCGGTTCATCAAGGTTTCGACAAGTTTTACGGTTTCATCGGCGGTGAGACTGACCAATGGGCACCTTTGATTTACGACGGAGTGAAGAAAGTCAATCCTCCGAAGAAAGACAACTACCACTTCACCGAGGACATGACGGACCAAGCCATCAACTGGGTGAAGGCCCAGCAATCGATGACTCCGGACAAACCGTTTTTTATGTACTTTGCCACGGGAGCGACTCACGCACCGCACCATGTTCCCAAGGAATGGATCGCGAAATTTCGCGGGCAGTTTGATGAGGGATGGGACAAGGTCCGAGAGCAAACGTTCGAGCGTCAGAAACGCGAAGGCATCATTCCAGAGGGAACGAAATTGCCACCCATGCCCAAGGATTTGGCGTCATGGGAATCGCTGCCCGAAAACAACAAGAAATTGTTCCGTCGTCAGGCGGAAGTATTCGCGGGATTCGTTGGGCACACCGATCACCACATCGGTCGATTGGTTTCCGCCATCGAAGAGATCGACGAAATGGACAACACGTTGGTTCTCTACATCGCGGGCGACAATGGTACGAGTGCCGAAGGCGGCATGGTCGGGATGTACAACGAAATGACTTACTTCAATGGTGTGGAAGAAAAAGTCGAAGACCTGATCCCATTGATTGACGAATGGGGAAGCCCAGCCACCTTCCCGCACATGGCCGCAGCCTGGGCCGTTTGCTTTGATGCCCCCTTCAAATGGACCAAGCAGGTGGCGTCAGATTTTGGCGGCACTCGAAATGGCATGGTGGTGCACTGGCCGAATGGCATTCAGAAAGGCGGTGGGCTTCGCAAGCAATTCAGTCATGTGATTGATGTTGCGCCGACGATTTTGGAAGCTGCGGAATTACCCGAACCAACAGTGGTCAATGGCACACCCCAGGTGCCCATCGAGGGAACCAGTTTCCTGTACACCTTCAACGACGGCGACGCGGGCGAGCGGCACACGACGCAATACTTTGAAATGTTCGGTAACCGAGCGATCTATCGTGATGGTTGGCTTGCCCGGACGATCCACCGAGCGCCGTGGCAAACCAGTGGGATGCAACCTCTGACGGATGATGTTTGGGAACTCTACAACGTTCACGAAGATTTCAGCTTGGCGACCAATTTGGCTGAACAGCATTCAGAAAAACTGGACGAAATGCAGAACCTATTCATGGTCGAGGCCGCGAAATATAACGTTTTGCCACTGGATGACCGCACCATTGAACGTGCGAATCCGGCGCTCGCGGGGCGACCGGACTTGCTCGGCGATCGCACCACGCTGACGTTGTACGAAGGCATGGAGGGTATGCTCGAGAACACCTTCATGAATGTCAAAAACCGCTCGTTCACCATCACGGCTGATATTGAGATTCCCGAGGGTGGCGCATCAGGAGCGATCTTAATCCAAGGAGGCCGATTTGGCGGTTGGTCACTGCACCTTCGCGACGGCAAACCCGGCTTCGAATACAACTGGTTGGGGCTGAACCGATACGTCATCGAAGGATCGGAGGCATTGCCACCAGGCAAGTCAACGGTGAAGCTCGACTTTGCTTATGACGGAGGTGGTTTGGGCAAAGGCGGCACGGCGACTTTGTCGGTGGGCGATAAGTCCGTTGCCAAAGGCCGTGTCGACAAAACGCAGCCCAATCTCTTCTCAGCGGATGAAACCGCCGACGTTGGATTGGACAATCAAACGCCGGTCGCTCAAGGCATTGGCTATGGTCCGGACGAAACCAAGTTCACCGGACGAATCCACAAGATTCTTTTGGAAGTCAAGTGA
- a CDS encoding HAD family hydrolase codes for MNNPRFLTNFAFAASLWIASVTAWGQDPLPSWNDTASKKSVQAFVERVTRQDSPDFVPVERRIATFDNDGTLWSEQPYYFQLAFALDRIKAMAPDHPEWKNQQPFQGVLDGDLKAVMAGGEKALIEIVAATHSGMTADEFEQIVTQWIDTAKHPQTGKLYKQMVYQPMLELLDYLRANDFKTFIVSGGGIEFMRPWTLETYGIPREQVVGSSIKSRYEIRDGKPVLVRLPEVNFIDDKEGKPIGIHMHLGQRPIFAAGNSDGDWQMLQYTTIGHSPSFGLIVHHTDADREWAYDRQSHVGRLDQALDDAQQQGWTVVDMKRDWKTIYPSK; via the coding sequence ATGAACAACCCACGCTTTCTGACCAACTTTGCATTTGCAGCCTCTCTATGGATCGCTTCGGTCACGGCATGGGGACAGGACCCTTTGCCTTCGTGGAATGACACGGCTTCGAAGAAATCCGTTCAGGCCTTCGTTGAACGAGTGACCAGGCAAGACTCACCCGACTTTGTGCCGGTGGAGCGTCGAATTGCAACGTTTGACAACGATGGCACGTTGTGGAGTGAACAGCCGTACTACTTTCAACTGGCGTTCGCCTTGGACCGAATCAAAGCGATGGCTCCGGATCACCCGGAGTGGAAGAATCAGCAACCATTCCAGGGCGTGTTGGATGGCGATCTGAAAGCCGTGATGGCTGGCGGTGAAAAGGCTTTGATCGAAATCGTTGCTGCCACACATTCAGGAATGACCGCGGACGAATTCGAGCAGATCGTTACGCAGTGGATCGACACCGCCAAACATCCCCAGACTGGAAAGCTGTACAAGCAGATGGTCTATCAACCCATGTTGGAGTTGCTGGACTATCTACGAGCGAATGATTTCAAGACGTTCATTGTTTCCGGTGGCGGCATTGAATTCATGCGTCCGTGGACGTTGGAGACGTACGGCATTCCTCGTGAACAAGTCGTTGGCAGCAGCATCAAGTCTCGCTACGAAATTCGCGATGGCAAACCGGTCCTTGTTCGTTTGCCGGAGGTCAATTTCATCGATGACAAAGAGGGCAAACCGATCGGAATCCACATGCACCTCGGACAACGTCCCATTTTCGCGGCGGGCAATTCGGACGGTGATTGGCAAATGCTTCAGTACACCACGATCGGTCACTCCCCAAGCTTTGGCCTGATCGTGCATCACACCGACGCGGATCGTGAATGGGCCTACGATCGCCAGTCGCACGTTGGCCGACTGGACCAAGCCTTGGACGATGCCCAACAACAAGGCTGGACGGTGGTGGACATGAAACGCGATTGGAAAACCATCTATCCGAGCAAATGA
- a CDS encoding SDR family oxidoreductase, with protein sequence MSESTPDESNVLVCGATGYVGGRLVGRLLDKGYRVRCLVRRPEKLSKFSWVNHSRLTVIEGELQNAAATGKALQNADAAYYLVHSMQSAKGEYAKRDRELATQFRDAAQGANCHRIIYLGGLGELGPDLSEHLDSRHEVGEILQSGNVPTTVFRAAMIIGSGSASFETLRYLVERLPIMVTPKWVTTQTQPVAIRDVLRYLVECLEKQETAGRTLDIGGPDVMTYQEIMQVMAKKLGLSRRIIYPVPVLTPRLSSLWIGLVTPVSSSIARPLAEGLKNRTVCRNDEAVRLIPGECLGVEEAIEAALGKTNQGDVETRWSTAGEMPGDPDWAGGTTLTDQRCVTVDGPVDRTFAEIRSIGGAKGYWGAGFLWHIRGWMDQAIGGPGLRRGRRHPSDLHYGEAVDFWRVTKLIPNERLTLRAEMKLPGIAELDFEVEPEPTQKTDVTMTARFRPKGLLGLAYWYAVYPLHGFVFPVMLRGIARNVEAQTNAS encoded by the coding sequence ATGTCTGAATCAACCCCCGACGAATCGAATGTCCTGGTGTGCGGCGCGACCGGCTACGTCGGCGGACGGCTGGTGGGACGGTTGTTGGACAAGGGATATCGCGTTCGATGTTTGGTGCGTCGTCCCGAAAAACTGAGCAAGTTCTCGTGGGTCAATCATTCCCGTTTAACGGTGATCGAAGGCGAATTGCAGAATGCCGCAGCAACGGGAAAAGCACTCCAGAATGCCGACGCGGCCTACTATTTGGTGCATTCCATGCAATCGGCCAAAGGTGAGTATGCGAAACGGGATCGCGAATTGGCGACTCAGTTTCGAGACGCTGCCCAGGGAGCGAATTGCCATCGAATCATCTATCTCGGCGGCTTGGGAGAGCTGGGGCCGGACTTGTCGGAGCATCTCGATAGCCGGCACGAGGTCGGGGAAATCTTGCAGTCCGGGAACGTGCCGACGACTGTGTTTCGGGCGGCGATGATCATTGGATCAGGTTCGGCTTCGTTCGAAACGCTTCGATATCTGGTCGAACGATTGCCAATCATGGTGACACCCAAGTGGGTCACGACCCAAACGCAGCCTGTGGCCATTCGTGATGTCTTGCGTTATTTGGTCGAGTGCTTGGAAAAGCAGGAGACCGCCGGCCGCACTTTGGACATCGGTGGTCCAGACGTGATGACGTATCAAGAGATCATGCAGGTGATGGCAAAGAAGCTTGGTCTCAGTCGACGGATCATCTATCCCGTGCCGGTGCTCACACCTCGTTTGAGCAGTTTGTGGATTGGTTTGGTGACGCCAGTCAGTAGCAGCATTGCTCGCCCATTGGCAGAAGGATTGAAGAATCGAACCGTTTGTCGCAACGACGAAGCCGTTCGACTGATCCCCGGTGAATGTCTCGGCGTCGAAGAAGCAATCGAAGCAGCTTTGGGAAAGACGAATCAAGGCGACGTGGAAACACGTTGGTCAACGGCGGGGGAAATGCCGGGCGATCCCGATTGGGCGGGAGGGACCACGCTGACCGATCAACGATGCGTCACGGTGGATGGTCCAGTTGATCGAACTTTTGCAGAGATTCGATCGATCGGTGGTGCGAAGGGTTACTGGGGAGCAGGCTTCCTGTGGCACATCCGCGGATGGATGGACCAAGCGATCGGCGGACCGGGATTGCGCCGCGGACGACGTCACCCCAGCGATCTGCACTACGGAGAAGCGGTTGACTTCTGGCGAGTCACGAAGTTGATCCCCAACGAACGTTTGACGTTGCGGGCTGAAATGAAATTGCCGGGCATTGCCGAACTCGATTTCGAAGTCGAACCCGAACCGACGCAGAAAACCGATGTGACCATGACCGCCCGCTTCCGACCGAAGGGGCTGCTCGGGTTGGCCTACTGGTACGCGGTTTACCCACTGCACGGATTCGTTTTCCCCGTGATGCTTCGTGGGATCGCTCGAAACGTCGAAGCACAAACGAATGCTTCGTGA
- a CDS encoding sulfatase family protein has translation MKQLFFFLAIAVFSFGPLKADRPNIVLILSDDQAWSDYGFMGHADIETPNLDRLAKQSLVFERGYVSAPLCRPSLATLVTGLYPQQHGITGNDVDGYNQRAALDQPLRDSFHKHSSIIRELTAAGYLTHQSGKWWEGSWEDGGFTDGMTHGDPKRGGRHGDAGLAIGRKGMKPVTDFVDHAVEEQKPFFLWYAPFLPHTPHTPPQRLLDKYSAPDRAEDVARYYAMCEWFDETCGQLLGHLEEKNVAENTLVFYVCDNGWAAPSTNADDPNQELWKGYAQRSKSSPYENGIRTPVMISWPGKVAPQRSADFAHTIDFYPTVAKAAGLEVPSHLPGLDLLSADARAGRDRVFGVTHSTHNMTLGDPDDTLQYLWCVEDQWKLIVRYDGKDTTKYKALHVWDKEPVRLYNVKSDPNEQNDVAEKHPEVVARLKQSIEDWRTDLWTPSRKNL, from the coding sequence ATGAAACAACTTTTTTTCTTCTTGGCGATCGCGGTCTTTTCGTTTGGCCCGTTGAAAGCTGATCGACCAAACATTGTGTTGATTCTCAGTGACGATCAGGCATGGTCGGATTACGGGTTCATGGGGCATGCGGACATCGAAACACCCAATCTGGATCGACTCGCCAAGCAGAGTTTGGTGTTTGAACGGGGGTACGTTTCCGCTCCTTTGTGCCGGCCATCTTTGGCGACATTGGTCACGGGGCTTTACCCACAGCAGCACGGCATCACCGGCAACGATGTGGACGGGTACAACCAACGAGCCGCGCTCGACCAGCCTCTCCGCGACTCGTTTCACAAACACTCAAGCATCATTCGCGAATTGACGGCGGCCGGTTATCTGACACATCAATCAGGCAAATGGTGGGAAGGTTCTTGGGAAGACGGCGGTTTCACCGATGGAATGACGCACGGTGATCCCAAACGAGGCGGACGTCATGGCGACGCGGGGTTGGCGATTGGGCGAAAGGGAATGAAGCCGGTAACCGATTTCGTTGATCACGCGGTGGAAGAGCAAAAGCCATTTTTCTTGTGGTATGCACCATTCCTGCCTCACACGCCACACACTCCTCCGCAGCGATTGCTGGACAAATATTCGGCACCGGATCGCGCCGAAGATGTGGCTCGATACTATGCGATGTGCGAATGGTTTGATGAAACGTGTGGTCAGTTGTTGGGCCATCTGGAAGAAAAGAACGTGGCCGAGAACACGCTCGTGTTTTACGTGTGCGACAACGGTTGGGCCGCGCCCAGCACCAACGCGGATGACCCGAACCAAGAACTATGGAAAGGGTATGCGCAGCGTTCCAAGAGTTCACCGTACGAGAACGGGATTCGCACACCGGTAATGATTTCTTGGCCTGGAAAGGTTGCTCCGCAACGGTCAGCCGACTTCGCTCACACCATTGATTTTTATCCCACGGTCGCAAAGGCCGCTGGACTGGAGGTTCCGAGTCATCTGCCCGGCCTCGATTTGTTGAGTGCAGATGCGAGAGCGGGACGTGATCGTGTTTTTGGAGTTACTCACTCAACGCACAACATGACGTTGGGCGATCCAGACGACACACTTCAGTATCTGTGGTGCGTGGAAGATCAGTGGAAGCTGATCGTGCGTTATGACGGGAAAGACACAACGAAATACAAAGCGTTGCACGTTTGGGACAAGGAACCGGTGAGACTCTACAACGTCAAATCAGATCCGAACGAGCAAAACGATGTCGCGGAAAAACATCCGGAGGTCGTGGCTCGTTTGAAGCAATCCATCGAAGATTGGCGGACGGATTTGTGGACACCCTCACGAAAGAATCTGTGA
- a CDS encoding family 16 glycosylhydrolase → MNWIRLPTIRPMAALLLSVNVHKSSVGFNEVHCPPRNQISTGHSIVQSNLPLATMFTLLLCIVVPHIASAQSNRNNYPLSEKSGAPWQIRWDRSDDFSGDEVDWKKWNQSPENFGAWVWDNQRNIRQSDGTVQITMRHLSMPIAVGNRRPTPYTSGMLKSYATGTYGYYETRMKGAALFPGVCPSFWLYSKIDDSIAEEGKARYSEIDIVELTQRGNLRKNNERIADCNLHTILSNGTAGIQGRLWRRPNDERYRAEQANEVLLSFDPRDDFHTYGCEVTPETITWFIDGNQVGQKSNQHWHREMNVAISLGLRPPYSTYTEKGFIPSETETSGPFPTTMEVDYVRVWERKRSQ, encoded by the coding sequence ATGAACTGGATTCGGTTGCCGACGATCCGTCCAATGGCGGCGTTGTTGCTTTCGGTGAATGTGCACAAGTCGTCCGTCGGTTTCAATGAAGTCCATTGCCCCCCGCGAAACCAGATCTCAACAGGTCATTCCATCGTGCAGTCAAACCTCCCGTTGGCGACAATGTTCACGCTGTTGCTTTGCATTGTCGTCCCCCACATCGCGTCCGCTCAGTCCAACCGCAACAACTATCCGTTGTCGGAGAAATCGGGAGCCCCATGGCAAATTCGATGGGATCGATCAGATGATTTCAGTGGCGATGAGGTCGACTGGAAGAAATGGAACCAATCGCCTGAGAACTTCGGGGCTTGGGTTTGGGACAACCAGCGGAACATTCGGCAGTCCGACGGGACCGTCCAGATCACGATGCGTCATCTTTCGATGCCGATTGCTGTCGGAAACCGACGACCGACACCGTACACGTCTGGGATGCTGAAGTCCTACGCAACCGGGACCTACGGGTACTACGAAACTCGAATGAAGGGGGCGGCGCTTTTCCCGGGCGTGTGCCCATCGTTTTGGTTGTACAGCAAGATTGATGATTCGATCGCAGAAGAAGGAAAGGCACGCTACAGCGAGATTGACATTGTCGAGCTGACACAACGCGGCAATCTGCGGAAAAACAATGAACGCATTGCCGACTGCAACCTACACACGATTTTGTCCAACGGCACGGCTGGTATTCAGGGCAGACTTTGGCGGCGTCCCAACGATGAACGATACCGAGCCGAGCAAGCAAACGAAGTGCTTCTGTCGTTCGACCCGCGAGACGACTTCCACACGTATGGCTGCGAGGTCACGCCCGAGACGATCACTTGGTTCATCGACGGCAATCAAGTCGGCCAGAAATCCAATCAGCATTGGCATCGTGAGATGAACGTGGCGATCTCACTTGGACTTCGCCCGCCTTATTCGACTTACACGGAAAAAGGTTTCATCCCGTCAGAAACAGAAACCAGCGGTCCGTTTCCAACCACCATGGAGGTGGACTACGTTCGTGTTTGGGAACGCAAGCGATCGCAATAG
- a CDS encoding DUF2294 domain-containing protein — MSSRRETEREISKAIIRFEKEFMGRGPLETRSYIIEDMVLVRLKNVLTPAELKLAESERHERGRYLIKQMRQELIERGRTLLDAVIKDILHINVISLHTDISAKTGERVIVFTLEEKPAFTDS, encoded by the coding sequence ATGTCAAGCAGACGTGAAACCGAACGAGAAATCAGCAAAGCAATTATCCGCTTTGAAAAAGAGTTCATGGGTCGAGGCCCCCTGGAAACAAGGTCTTACATCATCGAGGACATGGTGCTTGTCCGTTTGAAGAATGTCCTGACGCCAGCCGAACTGAAATTGGCCGAATCAGAACGCCACGAACGCGGGCGTTATCTGATCAAACAGATGCGGCAAGAATTGATCGAACGGGGACGGACTCTGCTCGACGCTGTGATCAAAGACATCCTGCACATCAACGTGATCAGCCTGCATACCGACATCAGTGCCAAAACCGGTGAACGCGTGATCGTCTTCACCTTGGAAGAGAAGCCGGCGTTCACCGACTCCTAA
- a CDS encoding proton-conducting transporter transmembrane domain-containing protein, translated as MLETIALVLAVPILCLLSLACVSSRQANKKVDQLRRIVPWILGTQTILATFLVVACAFGSNAPLSVTCFDVSKQHGIGFGIFVDGVSSLMLFMVSLVGFVVSRFSIRYLDGEAMQGRYFRWLGLTAGAVSLMVIAGNLLMFFAAWVMTSFGLHQLLVHYRHRPAATHAAWAKFTISRLGDAFLVVALSLTFHSFGTFDLEVLLDEAKRLSSNSTIDISHTLIGWFIVLGAMTKSAQFPFHTWLPNTMETPTPVSALMHAGIVNAGGYLIVRTNPLVSLAPQAMLALVIVGAFTACFAGLVMMTQTSVKRSLAYSTIAQMGFMMLQCGLGAFSMAMLHILAHSFYKAHAFLSSGSVIAQSNATRGALDSFSKSKPAFGTLLLAMTTTLLAIAAVSLAFGVDVIGKQGGLALAFLLFLALTTWGWRLFASGRAIPRLVAVAGIAVLCVTYLGSYVAVHHLVFPAIVDGAGPAASSLIVVEVCFAFLALFWINIALVQQLRPTWLEPLRIHAANGFYVDEICRRVFGPLVNS; from the coding sequence ATGCTTGAGACCATTGCTCTCGTGCTCGCCGTTCCCATCCTGTGCCTGCTATCGCTCGCGTGCGTCTCGTCGCGACAGGCGAACAAGAAGGTGGATCAGCTTCGGCGAATCGTCCCGTGGATTCTTGGCACACAAACGATCCTCGCCACTTTCCTAGTGGTTGCCTGTGCGTTTGGAAGCAATGCCCCGCTGTCGGTCACTTGCTTTGACGTTTCAAAGCAGCACGGAATTGGCTTCGGCATCTTCGTCGATGGCGTCTCCAGCTTGATGCTGTTCATGGTCAGTTTGGTTGGCTTTGTTGTCAGTCGCTTCTCCATTCGCTACCTCGATGGCGAGGCCATGCAGGGCCGATACTTTCGATGGCTGGGACTCACGGCGGGGGCCGTGTCGTTGATGGTCATTGCGGGCAACCTGCTGATGTTCTTTGCGGCCTGGGTAATGACAAGTTTTGGCTTGCATCAATTGCTCGTTCACTACCGTCATCGTCCCGCCGCGACCCATGCCGCATGGGCCAAATTCACCATCAGTCGACTTGGAGACGCATTTCTCGTCGTGGCCTTGTCGCTGACTTTTCACAGCTTTGGCACGTTCGATTTGGAAGTGCTGCTGGACGAAGCCAAACGATTGTCGAGTAATTCCACCATCGACATCAGCCACACATTGATCGGCTGGTTCATCGTTCTCGGAGCGATGACCAAATCGGCTCAATTCCCATTTCACACGTGGCTTCCCAACACAATGGAAACGCCCACGCCTGTTTCGGCGTTGATGCACGCCGGAATCGTCAATGCAGGCGGATATCTAATTGTTCGAACCAACCCGCTCGTGTCGCTTGCTCCGCAGGCCATGTTGGCGTTGGTGATCGTTGGTGCTTTCACGGCTTGCTTCGCAGGCTTAGTGATGATGACACAAACCAGTGTGAAACGCTCGCTCGCCTATTCAACGATCGCTCAAATGGGCTTCATGATGTTGCAATGTGGACTGGGCGCCTTCTCGATGGCGATGCTGCACATCCTTGCTCATTCGTTTTACAAAGCTCATGCCTTTCTCAGCAGCGGCAGCGTGATTGCACAGAGCAACGCAACGCGGGGAGCACTTGATTCATTCTCCAAATCAAAGCCCGCATTTGGAACACTTCTTCTGGCGATGACCACAACGTTGCTGGCCATCGCAGCCGTATCGCTGGCCTTCGGGGTGGATGTGATTGGCAAACAAGGTGGCTTGGCTTTGGCCTTCCTCTTGTTTCTCGCCTTGACCACTTGGGGTTGGCGACTGTTTGCAAGCGGTCGTGCCATACCTCGTCTCGTCGCCGTCGCCGGCATCGCGGTCTTGTGCGTCACATACTTGGGCAGCTACGTCGCCGTCCATCACTTGGTCTTTCCGGCAATCGTCGATGGAGCAGGCCCCGCTGCTTCCTCTTTGATCGTTGTCGAGGTGTGCTTCGCCTTCTTGGCGCTGTTCTGGATCAACATTGCCTTGGTGCAACAGCTTCGCCCCACTTGGCTGGAGCCTCTGCGGATCCACGCCGCCAATGGCTTTTATGTCGACGAGATTTGTCGGCGAGTCTTTGGGCCACTCGTGAACTCGTGA